Proteins encoded within one genomic window of Apis mellifera strain DH4 linkage group LG1, Amel_HAv3.1, whole genome shotgun sequence:
- the LOC725308 gene encoding histone H2A gives MSGRGKGGKAKGKAKSRSNRAGLQFPVGRIHRLLRKGNYAERVGAGAPVYLAAVMEYLAAEVLELAGNAARDNKKTRIIPRHLQLAIRNDEELNKLLSGVTIAQGGVLPNIQAVLLPKKTEKKA, from the coding sequence ATGTCTGGACGAGGTAAAGGTGGTAAAGCTAAGGGAAAGGCGAAGTCTCGTTCCAACAGAGCTGGTTTGCAATTCCCTGTTGGTCGTATTCATAGACTTCTTCGCAAAGGAAATTACGCAGAACGTGTCGGTGCAGGAGCACCAGTGTATTTAGCAGCCGTTATGGAATATTTGGCTGCTGAAGTGTTGGAATTGGCGGGAAATGCTGCtcgtgataataaaaaaaccagAATTATACCACGTCATCTTCAACTTGCTATCCGTAATgatgaagaattaaataaattactttctgGAGTAACTATTGCTCAAGGTGGTGTTTTACCAAATATTCAAGCAGTTTTATTGCCAaagaaaactgaaaaaaaagctTAA
- the LOC725238 gene encoding histone H1, with product MEDKANSGSTAVEAAENPTAPAKKPSKSKSKAQREKASHPPTSEMVNAAIKELKDRKGSSLQAIKKYIASTYKVDGEKFAPFIKRYLKSAVTSGTVVQTKGKGASGSFKLSTGKNSESSKTKKVPHPTKKSVPKKTQWVEKKTVSKKTAPAKKPATPKKAAVEKKPAPAKKSASKVAAAKPKAASEAKSMSKAKKTAKAPAAKTRTPKPKKAAAPKTVKSPAKK from the coding sequence ATGGAAGACAAAGCAAATTCTGGCAGTACTGCAGTCGAAGCTGCTGAAAATCCAACGGCTCCGGCGAAGAAACCATCAAAGAGCAAATCGAAGGCACAACGTGAGAAGGCATCTCATCCTCCAACCTCTGAGATGGTTAACGCTGCTATCAAGGAGTTAAAGGATCGCAAAGGATCGTCTTTGCaggcgataaaaaaatatatcgcctCCACTTATAAAGTTGATGGGGAAAAATTTGCCCCGTTCatcaaaagatatttgaaatcCGCCGTGACATCTGGCACTGTGGTTCAAACAAAAGGCAAAGGAGCATCTGGATCTTTTAAGCTTTCTACTGGAAAGAATTCTGAGAGTTCGAAGACCAAGAAAGTTCCGCATCCGACAAAGAAATCTGTACCGAAAAAGACACAGTGGGTCGAAAAAAAGACTGTTTCTAAGAAAACTGCTCCCGCTAAGAAGCCAGCAACACCAAAGAAAGCTGCTGTCGAAAAGAAACCAGCACCAGCAAAAAAGAGCGCATCGAAGGTAGCTGCAGCAAAACCTAAAGCTGCTTCTGAAGCCAAAAGCATGTCGAAAGCTAAAAAGACTGCTAAGGCACCAGCAGCTAAAACCAGGACTCCTAAACCGAAGAAAGCTGCGGCACCAAAAACAGTCAAGTCAccagcaaaaaaataa
- the LOC725344 gene encoding histone H2B, with translation MPPKASGKAVKKAGKAQKNISKSDKKKKRRRKESYAIYIYKVLKQVHPDTGISSKAMSIMNSFVNDVFERIAAEASRLAHYNKRSTITSREIQTAVRLLLPGELAKHAVSEGTKAVTKYTSSK, from the coding sequence ATGCCACCTAAAGCAAGCGGAAAAGCTGTGAAGAAAGCTGGTAAAGCTCAGAAGAATATTAGCAAGTctgataagaaaaagaagaggaggaggaaggaaagttATGCTATTTACATCTACAAGGTGTTGAAGCAAGTTCATCCTGATACTGGAATTTCCAGTAAAGCCATGAGCATCATGAACAGCTTTGTAAATGATGTTTTTGAGCGTATTGCGGCCGAAGCTTCACGTTTAGCACATTACAACAAGAGATCTACCATCACTTCTCGGGAAATCCAAACTGCTGTCAGGCTTCTGTTGCCTGGTGAATTGGCTAAACACGCTGTTTCTGAGGGTACTAAAGCCGTCACCAAGTACACCAGTTCAAAATAA